CGAGGATCGTCTCCTGGTGGCTTCCCAGAATAGAGATAGTGCGGGAGGCCCGGGCCTACAAGGTGTTCTGGCTCTACGAAAAGGATGGGGAAAAGCTCATCATGGACAGCCTCGATGGGAAGGAGTTCAGCCTCGACGCGGTAACCGGAAAGGACGGGAGGAAGTGCAGGGGGCCGTTCTGCCGTTAGATAAGGAAAAGATGTCAACTCCAAAAAGTTCGCGGAGTATCCTTAGCTCCCCGATGTTTGACAGCCCTATAAAAGGACTCGTGTTTGATACCACGATCATTCCAGACCCTCAATGGCCTTGATGTCCTCCTCGGCCTCTTCTCTCGTGTAGTTTAGCGGGACACCCCTCTTCCTCAGCTCGTAGAGGAATTCCCTCACACTCAAACCTGCAAATTCGGCAGCCTTTCCGAGGCTCAGCTTTTCCTCCCGGTATAGCTCTATGGCCGCGAGGAGAACAAGCTCCCTCTCAGGCTTTGGGCCGAGGAAGTCACGGAATCCCTCGGGCATTGCACTCTCCATAATCCCACCCAATCTGTCTTTGGCATTCATTGAGAAAAACCTTTCTACCTCGCGTGAATCTCCACTATGTCCCCGTCCTCAAGGACGTGGTCGGCCCCAACGCGCTGGCC
The sequence above is drawn from the Thermococcus sp. JdF3 genome and encodes:
- a CDS encoding UPF0175 family protein, with the protein product MESAMPEGFRDFLGPKPERELVLLAAIELYREEKLSLGKAAEFAGLSVREFLYELRKRGVPLNYTREEAEEDIKAIEGLE